Sequence from the [Bacteroides] pectinophilus genome:
ATATTTATTGATGCTTTTATCCGTTTCCTTTTATGAATATGAACAGTCGAAAAAAAGGCGCAGTCAGAGTGCTGTGCTGTGCTGTGCTGTGCTGTGCTGTGCTGTGCTGTGCTGTGCTGTGCTGTGCTGTTAAGATTATCTCTCTGACCGCCATGCCTGTCTACCTCCGTTGCAATATTTCTATAATAATTAGAATAGCAAAAATGTCAGGATTTATCAATCATTTAAATCTGATATTATAGTAATATTGGCTGGACATCATTTCTAAAGAAGCGGAGTATTACCTCATCTCTTTGTCAAATGTTCTTCTATTGTTTTGTCTAAACTTTCCAACATCTTTCTGCAATCGGGCAAGTTTCTCTGACATCATTTCTGTCTTATTCATTGGTGTTTCTGCATTGTCATTGGATTTCTTCCAGTCATCAACTTCCTGCTGATACTCTGCATATGCATTTTGAGATTCCTTGTAGCTTAGATAAAATTCATTCATGTTCTCAAATCCGTAGTTACGAACCATATTTGAAAGTCCTATCTTCAATCGATTGATATAATCAGTCTTTTCATCAATCTTTCTCTGTAATTCAGCTTTTCTTGTAAGCTTTGCCAATCCCTTCAAATCAGATAATTCAATCTCAAGATTACCCCGTTGCTGTTCAGCCTGAAAGATAAGATTATTCTGATTATCAAGCTCTGCTTTTATTTTTTTAAGCTTTGGATATGTGGCTGCCTCTGGTGTCATTACAGGCTTGTCTGGTTTTGTAACATTAACTTCCTTGATTGTTTCTTCTTGCGTTGTTATTTTATTCTCAACTTTTGTAGATTCTTCAATAGCAGAAGTATTATCTGTGTTATCTACCACTATATTGCTTGTAAAATCTGTTTTTTCGGCATTTGTAACATCTGTATGCAGTATCTTATTCCGAATAGCTCTGGCTGCTTCAAGCACCTTCGATATCAGCAGTACCAGTTCCGTAATCGCCATATTAAGTATCAATGCTAATCGTTGAGGTTTGTTCCCATATATTTCAATCGACCTTTTTATCGGTTCTGTGATATGTTCCCTTTTTATCTGTAAAATATCATCCATAGGAACATTGCTTATGATTGCCCTGTCAACCTCCCGATTCCAGTCCATCCGCAACTTATTATCCTGCTCAATCTGTTCTGCCTTTGGATTATTCCTACCAATCTTCTTGGTAGCAAGATATGGACCATTGCGGTCAAATACTGTTAATCTGTCTTTTTCGTCCGTTACCCAATGGTTTATCATTCTGGTATAGAATAGTTTTACCTCATCCAGAAAATCTTCCTGCTTGAACCTCGTATTCTTTGAGGTAAACAGCTTCTTCTCATAAACCTCGCCTTTCCCTATAACCTTACATCTTTTGCGGATATTGCCAGCTTCATCAAGGATTTCTTTCTTAGTCCTTACATGATTACCATGCTCATCATAGAACATATTTCTTGTGGCAATCTTTATAACAGGCTCCGCTAATAACTGCCTTTCGGAAAAGATAAGATGGATATGGAAATTTGTCATACGCTTATTGTGGTGAAGTGCTGCAACACATTCCACACCATACTTTTCTTTGAATTTATCCGTAAACGATTTTAGCAGCATATCGGGCATTCCCTGTTCATAAAGTGATTCAGGCAGGGCAATGATAAGTTCTCTTGCCTCGATACAATTTCCCTCAACACCGCTTTTCTTAAATTCCTGCTGGCTGCATCGTGCAAGTTCTGTCCAGTAACTTCTTTCCGTAGTTTCATAGACAGCATACAGATGTTCCTGCTTTGCATGGCTTGATATATAGGTTATTCTTCCCCGGACATTCGACAGCTTGGTCATCTGTATAAATGAATGTCTTGTTGTCAATGTGCTTTCTTCTCCTTCCTCTGCTAGTGGGAATGGAGTACGAACAGACAATATAAGTGGTATTGTTGTTGGCTTATTGCCGTATCCGGCATAACCAAATGCGACAGCATTTGTATAAGTCACGCCTGCGTGGCTTTGCTCCCTGCAAGGGCGAAATACGCTGAGCATAAACCGCAGGTTTGTGCGAGGGGTGTATTTCGCTCTCAAACGCCGAGGGCTTTGATATCTTGTGATTTTCCTGTCCTTCCATTCCAATAATTGGTTGTTGCATATCAGAAGAAGCACATGTTATAATCCTCTTGCGTGTAGGTATATCATGGCTTCGGTCTGATATATCAGAGGCGGTTTCATTAGAAGCCGCCTCTCTTAAGTTGTCACTTTTCTTGTGACCGGTTTTACGCTGCTCTTATCTCTCAAGTCTCTACCTTCGTTTACTTCCATGAACTTTTCAAGCATATCCGTTTTTATAAGAACTTTTCTTCCGACATTTAGAACAGGAAGCTTTTCCCACTCAACAAGTTTTCTCAGAGTGTTTCTTCCAATTCCTGTATAGTCGGCAGCATCTTCTATAGATAGAGCTATCTTTCTTTCCGTCATTTAACCGCCTCCTTTAAAATTGCATTATGCAATTTATTTTTTCTGTCAGTATATCGCATTTATATTTTATTGTCAAGCGTTACGAAATTGTAAAGATGATTATAGTATTGCATATTGCAATTTTAATTTTTATATGATATAGTATGAACATACCGAAAGGAATAATCAAAAAGGAGGCAGACAACATGAAGGATAAGGAACTTCGCCGGATTATCGGTGAGAGGGCTAAAAGCCGAAGAACAGAATTAAACCTTACACAACCTTATGTTGCAGACAAGATGGGAGTCACCGCTTCCACCATACAGCGTTATGAAGCCGGAACAATCGACAATACCAAGAAGATGGTACTGGAAGGACTTTCCGAAGCACTTCATGTATCTGTGGAATGGCTCAAAGGTGAAACTGACAGCTACGAAACAGATATAACAGATAAGAAAGAACTTCTTATAAAAGACGCAATGACAGGTATTATCGAAAACCTTCCAACAAACCTTGATAACGCAGAAGGAGATTTTGCCAAGAACCTGTTGCTGGCAGTATTAAACGAATACAAGCTCTTTGCTGATTCATTTACCAATGCCTGCAATAATTTCAAGGGAAATACAGAATATGCAGATGTAGCAGCAAAGATGGGGTTTGAATCCAATCAGGAATATAACGAAATAATGTTTCTGAGAGAGATTACTCACTCAGTAAACGCATTCAATGATATAGCTGACATCATAAGAACATATTCCAAGAATCCGGATGTGGCGGCACAGAGACTATCCAATCTCTTAGAAGATAATTCCGATTCGGTATAGAACGACAACCGGAGTTATGATACAATGAGCACAAGCGAGTCAAGCTGTTTACAGATTTGACGAGCGGCGAATTGGCTTATGGACTTGTCCATAAGATGCCTACACGCAAGAAGCATTTCATCAGTTCCGATTGTCGAATATCGAAAGGAGAAACACGATTATGGCAAAAGGATCTGTAAGAAAAAAAGGAAAAAAATGGTACTACCGCTTCTATGTAGAAGATCAAAGCGGCAATCTGGTTCAGAAAGAATACGCTGGAACAGAAAGCAAGAGTGAAACGGAAAAACTGCTCCGTCAGGCAATGGATGATTATGATAATAAAAAGTTTGTTGCTAAGACAGATAATCTCACTGTAGGTGATTTACTTAATTTATGGTCTGAGGAAGAACTAAAGACAGGGACATTAAGCAATGGAACTGTTGAAAACTATCTCGGTGCAATAAGGGTTATCAAGAAACATCCTATTGCTGACAGAAAGTTAAAAAATGTTACTGCGGAACATTTACAGTCATTCTTTGATTTACTGACATTTGGTGGCGAATATCCGGATGGAACTGTCAAAAAGGGATACAGCAAGGATTATATCCATTCATTTTCTG
This genomic interval carries:
- a CDS encoding helix-turn-helix domain-containing protein, whose translation is MTERKIALSIEDAADYTGIGRNTLRKLVEWEKLPVLNVGRKVLIKTDMLEKFMEVNEGRDLRDKSSVKPVTRKVTT
- a CDS encoding helix-turn-helix domain-containing protein is translated as MKDKELRRIIGERAKSRRTELNLTQPYVADKMGVTASTIQRYEAGTIDNTKKMVLEGLSEALHVSVEWLKGETDSYETDITDKKELLIKDAMTGIIENLPTNLDNAEGDFAKNLLLAVLNEYKLFADSFTNACNNFKGNTEYADVAAKMGFESNQEYNEIMFLREITHSVNAFNDIADIIRTYSKNPDVAAQRLSNLLEDNSDSV
- a CDS encoding MobA/MobL family protein, whose protein sequence is MTYTNAVAFGYAGYGNKPTTIPLILSVRTPFPLAEEGEESTLTTRHSFIQMTKLSNVRGRITYISSHAKQEHLYAVYETTERSYWTELARCSQQEFKKSGVEGNCIEARELIIALPESLYEQGMPDMLLKSFTDKFKEKYGVECVAALHHNKRMTNFHIHLIFSERQLLAEPVIKIATRNMFYDEHGNHVRTKKEILDEAGNIRKRCKVIGKGEVYEKKLFTSKNTRFKQEDFLDEVKLFYTRMINHWVTDEKDRLTVFDRNGPYLATKKIGRNNPKAEQIEQDNKLRMDWNREVDRAIISNVPMDDILQIKREHITEPIKRSIEIYGNKPQRLALILNMAITELVLLISKVLEAARAIRNKILHTDVTNAEKTDFTSNIVVDNTDNTSAIEESTKVENKITTQEETIKEVNVTKPDKPVMTPEAATYPKLKKIKAELDNQNNLIFQAEQQRGNLEIELSDLKGLAKLTRKAELQRKIDEKTDYINRLKIGLSNMVRNYGFENMNEFYLSYKESQNAYAEYQQEVDDWKKSNDNAETPMNKTEMMSEKLARLQKDVGKFRQNNRRTFDKEMR